GCTAGATGGGTAAATCCTATCCCAGTAATCTGACCCGTGCCGAATACGAATTTCTCAGTGACCTGATTCCAGAAGCAAAACCCGGTGGTCGCCCACGCAGCATCGAGATGTGGGCAGTTCTCAATGCCATCTTCTACGTCCTAGTCGAGGGGTGTCGTTGGCGAGCGTTGCCGGGAGACTTTCCGGCATGGCAGACGGTGTATACCTATTTTCGCAACTGGCGCAAGGACGGCACTTGGATTGTGATTCATGACCGCTTACGTGAGTGGACGCGCATCGAAGTGGATCGCCAGCCCAGTCCCTCTGAAGCGATCCTCGACTCGCAAAGTGTCAAAACGGCGGCAGGGGTGAGCGAACAGGTGGGATTTGACAGTGGCAAAGTGATCAAGGGGCGCAAGCGGTTTATCAGTGTCGATACCTTGGGACTGGTGCTGCGTGTGTTCGTGACTGCTGCCAGTGTGGGAGAACGAGCAGGGGGCAAACGGGTACTCAAGCGGGTCAAACGGATGGACAAAGCTGTGTTTCGTCTAACCACCATTTGGGTCGATGGTGGCTTTGATGGCGCACCGTTCCTAATGTGGGTGATGGACGTTTGCCGTTGGATTATCCAAGTGGTGCTGCGACCTGAACAAACCAAGGGGTTCGTGCTGCTCAAAAAGCGATGGGTGGTGGAGCGGACATTCGGTTGGTTGATGCACTGTCGTCGTCTAGTGCGTGACTATGAGTTATTGCCAGAGACCTCAGAGACATTAATCTATCTGGCAATGATTCGGATAATGGTCAAGCGATTGGCGTAAACTTTGACTCGTTACAACTTTTCAAACACCCTCTTAGACAATATAGAGCCCTTCGTCTTAAAGATCCCAGAGTCAAAGCTTGCAGATGGAAGAATGAGCAAAAACGCAGAGCCCTAAAAGCCGCAAACCACCACGCAGCATTTACATTAGAGCAGCTACAAGAGCACTTTTCTAAATTCAATAACAGCTGTGCCTACTGTGAAAAGCTCACCAAGCTAACAATTGACCATTTCATACCGATTAGCTTGGGCGGTTCGGATTGCCTGAGCAATATTGTTCCAGCTTGCCGAGGTTGTAATGCTTCCAAAAATAAAGCTGATCCGAAGCACTGGTACAAACGTCAGCCTTTTTACTCTTCGCGACGGTGGAAGCACATTCTCAAGGTTTTAGGTAAGGCTGAGGATAACTACTCTCAGATACCTCTGCTTTAGCTCTCGAAATATCTATAGACACCTAATACCTGCGACAAGCGCTCTAACAGGCGCTTTTTCTTTGGGCGACTGACCCGTAGGAACCCTACGACGATTCCCTAGTCGTTGCTGTGTCATGCCTGAAGAAATTGGGTCGCTGAGTATATCCCTTCACCTGGAAAAGGAGCAATTCAATAATGACCTTCAGGCCCTGGAAACGCTCCAGTCGCCGGAATTGGCGATCGCGCCCAAATTAAATACGGACGGCATTGGTAGGCAGCTTCAGGGACTTCAGGGTGAAGTTGCAGTTGGCTTGCGACTGGAGAAGGGGCAGTTTGAGCAGCAGTTGCGCGAGCTTGGTAGTCAGTCCGGGCTGAGCATCACCGTCGGGGTGCGACTGGATGATAGTGGCGTTTTAGATCAGGCTAGTGCCCTCAAGGGTCAGCTAGAGCAGCAATTTGGGCGGGTCAAGCTACACCTCAAGCCAACAGTTGACGACTCGGCTCTGACCAAACTCAATCAACACCTTGACCTAAAGCAGCGGCACTTTGCCCAGGTTCGACGGGACTTTCGCAATCCTGTTAAACCTGCGATCGATACCTCTGAACTAGATGCAGCCTCAGCCCAGTTTGATGCACTGAAGCAGAAGATCGCCGATCTCCAGAATCAAGCGGCTTCGGTTCGTTTCACGGCAGACACCAGCGAAGTTGATGCCCAAATCAATCGACTTCAAGGCAAGAGTATTCGGCTCAAATCCACCGTGGAGGGGGGTGAGTCTTCTGCTACTGAGTCGGCGGATATCTTTGCTAAGGCGATCGCTAAGGCTCTCAAGAAGAGCAATTCTAAAGGCATTTTTGGCGGACTGTTTGAGGGGATTGGCTCAATTGTTTCCGCTCCCTTCAAGGTAATCGGCGGCACAATTTCCAACGTTTTCACAGGCGTTGGCTTAGGGATTGGAGAGCAAATCAGCAAAGACCTAGGGCAGGGGTTGTTTGCTGGGATTGAGGATGAGCTGTCTCCCCTAATTGGTAGTTTTGAGCTGGTCGGTCGCAAGGCTGGGCAGGCGCTTACAAAAGAGCTGTTAGACGCGCTAGGGGGAGACGCAGCAGGGATTCAGCGGGTACTTAGCGAACTGCTGGGACAGGATGATGTTCTCGTCCAATCTGGGGTTAAGCAATCTCGCCGCAAGAAGACGAATAATAGCGATCGCGTTGAAGCGACCCGATTCTTTCAAGAGGAAGATCAGCAACTTGCCCCCAAGGAGCGGGTGAAGCTAGTTAGGCAGCAGTCTAAGTTATTTGATATCGAACCTGCACTCCTTAACGACCAAGAAAAAGAATTAAAAATTAAGGTTGGTCAACAGGTTCAGAAACTCGATCAAGCTCGGATTAAAAAACTTGACAACACAAAGATCGCTAAGCAAGTTGAGCTAGTTACCAAGCAGATAGAGACAGAGCAACAAAATCTTTCTGCAATTCAAAATAGATTAAAGCAGCAAGAAGCGGCGATCGCTGATGCCGAAAAGCTGGTAGAGGCGCTAAAGGTTAGTGACCCCAAATCGCCCAAGCTAGCACTGGCAAAGGAAAATCTTAAGCAACAACGTGCTGGCCTTTTTGACGCCCAACAACAACAGCAAGCCAGCCAAAACACCACCTCTCGCCTGACAAATCAACGAGAGGAGCTTAAGGGGCAAGATAAACCCCTGGCAGTTCAAATTGAGGCAGCGGCGGAGCGAGTTAAAGCTGAAAACAGTAAGCTCAAGCCCATTCGCGGCACCCTGGATCTGCGACAGAAAGAGGTTTCAGAGGCTCAAAAAAACCTCTCAACGCTGAGGCAGGTTGATCCAAAATCCCCCGAATTTAGCCAAGACAAAATAGATAAAGCTAGAGAGGATTTAGCACAGAAGCAAGCTCGTTTAGCCCTAGCTCAAAAGGCGGCGGCGGCAATTAGCAGTAATGTCCTGCAATACTCCAGCAAGTTAGACCAACTGGTAAAGACTTTAGACTCCTTTGAGGAGACAGCAAACCAGGTCTTTCAGCCGCAGTTTGAACAGCTTGAAATTGCAAGAGATAGCTTACGAGATCGACAAAGGCGATTCACCAAAAAGAATCAGATTTTAACGGCTCCTGATGCTTTGGGAAGAATTCAGGCTCCTGAAACTTTGGACGCTGCGATCGCGGATAGTCGATCTAAGATTTCAGCAAAAACTGAAGAACGCTCTAAGGTCCGCGCTGATCTTGTTCAAGGTCAAGACCAGATTGCAACGGCGCGAACTTTAGCACGACAAGAGCGAGAGAACGGAGAAAAATTTACAGCAGAATCCAAGAAGGGGCTAAAGGTTTCTACCCTGACTCCTGAGCGGGTTAAGGCAGCGGTCAAGCCTAGCGCAGTATCTCCGGTCGTTGACGAAAAGAAGATTCGGCGACTGAACGAAATTGCGATCACGCTGGAGGAAGACACCCAGGTTGTTCGATTTGCAAAATACAGGCAGCTAAATAGGGAGATTGCTAAAGAGGAGGCTTTAGTTCAATCACTGTTGGCGCAAAAATCGACGACCGCTGCAAAGAGTTTTAGCGCAGGCAAGCTGCGACAGGAAATCACCAAAGCAATTGGTGAGGAGAAGCGGCTAGATGCTGTATTAGAGAAGCAGATTGCACTTGGTAACGAAGCTGAGGTCAAACGCCTTGAAGGACTAAAGCAGCAATACAAAGGCAAAATCGACGCTTTACGCTCTCAGCTAGCATTGCTGGGGGATGCGGGGAGTGCGTCTCCTGCTGCGACTTCAGCCCCTCCTGCTGCACCTTCGGCCACCCAAGCCAAGCCATCACAAAGCCAGTCCGCCAAGCAGTCGTCTACTGCTGAACCCCTGCCAGTTGCCTATGTCCAGGCCATCCAAAAGTCAGCGCTGGCAATTACGGGGCAGTCTATTCCAGCCGAAAAGATTCCATCCCTAAAGGAAACAACCAAAAACGGACTGGGTGCAGGGTACGTTCCTGAGAAAAATGCGATCGCACTTCAGCCTAACTATCTAAAAGTTTTATCAGAGAAGGTCACTAGAGACTCGCTCGGAGAACTTGAAGAAGCGATTGGGTTAATTACACATGAACTCACCCATGCTTTTCAGTTCGATTTTGGTAAAAACGATCCTCAGGATACTGGCTTCAATCCGTTAGAGGGGCTGAATCCGACTCCGCAGGAGGTTAAAACCTTTGGCTCTAGGGTTGAGCAGTCTGTGGCTTCTGGCGAATTCAAGAACCGGGATGTCATCAGAGGCTTGGAGTCTCAGGCTTATGTTGCTCAAGGACGCTTTGGGCCGCAGATTGCCAAAGACGTCATCAAGCAAAAAGCGATCGCTCAAGTCCAGGATGCAGGAGGGTTTGGGGGGGTAAAACTCAAAGACAGCCTCACTGGTTTGTACGGCAACCTAAAAGAAGTAATTGCCGAGGCCAAGGCAGCGGGAATTGATGTTACTGCCGAAAGAGAC
This region of Trichocoleus desertorum NBK24 genomic DNA includes:
- a CDS encoding IS5 family transposase — encoded protein: MGKSYPSNLTRAEYEFLSDLIPEAKPGGRPRSIEMWAVLNAIFYVLVEGCRWRALPGDFPAWQTVYTYFRNWRKDGTWIVIHDRLREWTRIEVDRQPSPSEAILDSQSVKTAAGVSEQVGFDSGKVIKGRKRFISVDTLGLVLRVFVTAASVGERAGGKRVLKRVKRMDKAVFRLTTIWVDGGFDGAPFLMWVMDVCRWIIQVVLRPEQTKGFVLLKKRWVVERTFGWLMHCRRLVRDYELLPETSETLIYLAMIRIMVKRLA
- a CDS encoding HNH endonuclease, producing MGVNFDSLQLFKHPLRQYRALRLKDPRVKACRWKNEQKRRALKAANHHAAFTLEQLQEHFSKFNNSCAYCEKLTKLTIDHFIPISLGGSDCLSNIVPACRGCNASKNKADPKHWYKRQPFYSSRRWKHILKVLGKAEDNYSQIPLL